CGCCGGCCCAGTTGCAGTGGGCATCGCGGTAGGCGAGGTAGGCGGCGACATCGGTTTCGAACAGGCCCAGCGCGTGGCTGTCCGGCGTCGTTTGATCGAGTCGTCGCATCGCGGCCCGCGCGGCGGCCTCGGCATTGAGCCTGTCCTGTATCGCGCCGGTTTCCAGTTGGCCCAGGCAGCGGCTCAGTTCGACCTGATTGACGCTGTGCCGATCGCATTCGCTGATGGCGGGGGGCGACGGCTGGGCCTGCACACCGGCCGCCGTGAGCAGCAAGGCCGCGGCGATGCGGCGTATCACGCCCATTCCTTGAGGAAGTTGTCGAGCATCTGATGGCCGTGCTCGGTCAGGATCGACTCGGGATGGAACTGCACGCCCTCGATCGCCAGCGTCTTGTGGCGCACACCCATGATCTCGCCGTCGGCGGTCCAGGCGGTCACTTCAAGGCAATCGGGCAGCGATTCGCGCTCGATCGCCAGCGAGTGGTAGCGGGTGACGGTAAACGGCGAGGGTAGCTTGCTGAACACGCCGGCGCCGGTGTGCTCGATTGGCGAGACCTTGCCGTGCATCAGCGTCTTGGCGTGGATGATCTTGCCGCCGAACGCCTCGCCGATCGCCTGGTGGCCGAGGCAGACGCCGAGAATCGGCAGCTTGCCGGCGAAGTGGCGGATGGCCTCGACCGAAATGCCGGCCTCTTTCGGCGAACAGGGGCCCGGCGAGACGACCAGGTATCTGGGCTTGAGCGCTTCGATCTGTTCGATCGAGATTTCGTCGTTGCGGTAGACGTGGACGTCCTGACCGAGTTCGCCGAAGTACTGGACGATGTTGTAGGTAAACGAATCGAAGTTGTCGATCATCAGCAGCATGGCGGAATTCCTTTGAATCTGTACGCGGGGCGGGCGACGGCCTTGGATCGGACTCAGGCGTCGAGGCCGGCCTGAACGAGTTCGGCGGCGCGCAGCACGGCGCGGGCCTTGTTCAGCGTTTCCTGCCATTCGCTCTCGGGTACCGAGTCGGCGACGATGCCGGCGCCGGCCTGCATGTAGAGCGTTTCGTTCTTGACCACGGCGGTGCGCAGCGCGATCGCCACGTCCATGTCGCCGTTGAAGCCGAGATAGCCGACGGCGCCCGAATAGATGCCGCGCTTGCTCGGCTCGAACTCGTCGATGATCTCGAGCGCCCGCACCTTGGGTGCGCCGGAGACCGTGCCGGCGGGGAAGGTGGCCTTGAGTACGTCGATATTGCTCAGGCCGGCCTTGAGCTTGCCCTCGACGCTCGAAACGATGTGCATCACGTGCGAGTAACGCTCGATGGTCATCCGGTCGACGAGCTTGACCGAGCCGGTCTCGGCGACACGGCCGGTGTCGTTGCGGCCGAGGTCGATCAGCATCACGTGTTCGGCGATTTCCTTCTCGTCGGCCAGCAGCTCCTCCGCCAGCGCCTCGTCGTGCTCGCGGGTCTTGCCGCGCGGGCGGGTGCCGGCGATCGGCCGCACGGTGATCGTGTCGCCTTCGAGCCGGGCGAGGATTTCCGGCGAGGCGCCGACGATGTGCATGTCGCCGAAGTGGTAGAAGAACATGTACGGCGACGGGTTGATCGACCGCAGTGCGCGGTACAGCGCCAGCGGGTCCTGATCGAACGGCATCGTCATCCGCTGCGACAGCACCACCTGCATCACGTCGCCGTCGGCGATGTAGTCCTTGGCCTTGAGTACCGCTTCCTTGAACGCGGCTTCGCCGAACTCGGACTGCGCGCTCGTGAACGATTTTGCCGGGCCCGACAGCGGCAGTTTTGCCGGTTCGCGCAGCTTGAGCCGCAGCTCGGCCAGCCGTGCCTCGGCGCGCTCGTACGCTTCCGGGTGATCGGTGTTGGCGTAGACGACGAGGTAGAGCTTGCCCGACAGGTTGTCGACGACGGCGAGCTCCTCGGACAGCAGCAGCTGGACGTCGGGGACGCCGAGCGGATCGGGCTTGCTGCAGTGGGCAAGCTTCTTTTCGACGTAGCGGATCGTGTCGTAGCCGAAGTAGCCGACGAGGCCGCCCATGAAGCGCGGCATGCCGGCCGGCACCGCAGCCTTGAACTGTTTCTGGTATTCGGCGACGAAGTCGAGCGGATTGCCGTCGTGGGTCTCGACGATGCGGTCGTCGTGGATGACGTCGGTGTGCTGGCCGGTGACCGTGATGCGGGTCCGGGCGGGCAGGCCGATGAACGAGTAACGACCGAAACGCTCGCCACCGACGACCGATTCGAGCAGGTAGGAATAGGGGCGGTTGGCGAGCTTGAGGTAGACCGACAGCGGCGTGTCGAGGTCGGCGTACAGCTCGAGGATGACGGGAATGCGGTTGTAGCCTTGGCGAGCCAAAGCCGCGAATTCATCGCGCGTGATCATGACAACTCCAGACGAAGGAAAAGGGCGGGACGGCAGGGGACGCTTACCAGCGACGCCATCGCCATTCGAGCCAGATTTCGTTGGAGTGGAACGCCATGATCAGGTATCGGAATATTGCCTTGGGGATGTCTTGCATCTTGCCCAATGCGGCAGCAGGGGTCAACCGCGGCGGCGCGGCCGACCCCTGATCGCGTCCGGATGGCCTCAGTTGGCGTCCGGCAGCGGTTCTCCCCTGGGCCAGAGCAGCCAGAGCCGCCCGGGCTGCTTCATCCTGCCGGCCAGCTCGCCGGCGGCATCGCCCTTGCCCCAGAAGAAGTCGGCGCGGACCTGGCCGCGGATCGCACCGCCGGTGTCCTGCGCGGCGGCGAGCCGCGTCAGCGGCGTACCGTCCGGGCGGGTGGTGTCGATCAGCATCGGCGCACCTGCCGGGACGTGGCGGGGATCGACGGCGAGGCTGTAACCGGCGGTCAGCGGGACGCCGAGCGAGCCGATCGGGCCTTCGTTGCTGTCGGGCAGGGTGCGGAAGAACACGTAGCTCGGGTTGCTGGCGACCAACTGGTTCACCTTGGCCGGATTGGCGCGCGCCCACGCGCGGATGGTCTGCATGCTGACGTCGGCGGCCTTGAGCTCGCCCTGCTCGATCAGCCATTTGCCGATCGCGCGATACGGCCAGCCGTTCTGGTCGGCATAGCCGAGGCGCAGTTCGCGACCATCGGCAAGCTTGATCCGGCCCGAACCCTGTACCTGCAGGAACTGCAGGTCCATCGGGTCCGGCAGCCAGGCGAGCACCGGGGCATCGAGCTTACTGGCTTTCGCGAGTCTGGCGATATCGGCAGCGTCGGAGTACGGCTTGAGCGTTTTGCCGCTCAGGCGGCCACGCAGGCGTTTGCCCCTGAGTTCGGGGTAAAGGCTGTCGAGCTGGACCGTGATCATGTCGTTCGGCGGGCCGTAGACCGGAACGGTATTGGCGCTCGTCCGGCTCAGGCTGCCGGGATAGACCGGCTCGTAATAGCCGGTGATCAGGCCCTGGTTGCTGCCGTCGGCATTGCGCAGCGTCAGCGGGACGAGGCGGCCGGTCAGGAAGGCCCGGACACCGGCTGCATCCTTCGACAGCGTGGCCGCATCGGCGCACAGCGTCGCCCAGCGCGGCTGCTTTTGCAGGCGCGGGCAACTGCGCAGCCAGGCATCGAAGCCGGCGAGCCAGTCGGCATCGCTTACAGCAGGAAGCGATGCCCAGTCTGCGGGCTGGTACGGTGCCATGTCGGCGGCCGGCGGTGTCGGCGCGGGTGTCGGCGCCGGCTGAGCGGGCGGTGCGGGTTGGGCTGGTGGCGCGGAGGGCGGGGTTGTGCAGGCTGCAAGGACGAGTGCGGCAAGCGCGGCGAGCGTGCGGGCGGGGAAACGG
This window of the Jeongeupia sp. USM3 genome carries:
- a CDS encoding lysozyme inhibitor LprI family protein, producing the protein MIRRIAAALLLTAAGVQAQPSPPAISECDRHSVNQVELSRCLGQLETGAIQDRLNAEAAARAAMRRLDQTTPDSHALGLFETDVAAYLAYRDAHCNWAGASFYGGTVAGVAMQTCRIDMDRRRADELSRFYVN
- a CDS encoding aminodeoxychorismate/anthranilate synthase component II, with the protein product MLLMIDNFDSFTYNIVQYFGELGQDVHVYRNDEISIEQIEALKPRYLVVSPGPCSPKEAGISVEAIRHFAGKLPILGVCLGHQAIGEAFGGKIIHAKTLMHGKVSPIEHTGAGVFSKLPSPFTVTRYHSLAIERESLPDCLEVTAWTADGEIMGVRHKTLAIEGVQFHPESILTEHGHQMLDNFLKEWA
- the trpE gene encoding anthranilate synthase component I, which codes for MITRDEFAALARQGYNRIPVILELYADLDTPLSVYLKLANRPYSYLLESVVGGERFGRYSFIGLPARTRITVTGQHTDVIHDDRIVETHDGNPLDFVAEYQKQFKAAVPAGMPRFMGGLVGYFGYDTIRYVEKKLAHCSKPDPLGVPDVQLLLSEELAVVDNLSGKLYLVVYANTDHPEAYERAEARLAELRLKLREPAKLPLSGPAKSFTSAQSEFGEAAFKEAVLKAKDYIADGDVMQVVLSQRMTMPFDQDPLALYRALRSINPSPYMFFYHFGDMHIVGASPEILARLEGDTITVRPIAGTRPRGKTREHDEALAEELLADEKEIAEHVMLIDLGRNDTGRVAETGSVKLVDRMTIERYSHVMHIVSSVEGKLKAGLSNIDVLKATFPAGTVSGAPKVRALEIIDEFEPSKRGIYSGAVGYLGFNGDMDVAIALRTAVVKNETLYMQAGAGIVADSVPESEWQETLNKARAVLRAAELVQAGLDA
- a CDS encoding murein transglycosylase A, with protein sequence MTQISRFPARTLAALAALVLAACTTPPSAPPAQPAPPAQPAPTPAPTPPAADMAPYQPADWASLPAVSDADWLAGFDAWLRSCPRLQKQPRWATLCADAATLSKDAAGVRAFLTGRLVPLTLRNADGSNQGLITGYYEPVYPGSLSRTSANTVPVYGPPNDMITVQLDSLYPELRGKRLRGRLSGKTLKPYSDAADIARLAKASKLDAPVLAWLPDPMDLQFLQVQGSGRIKLADGRELRLGYADQNGWPYRAIGKWLIEQGELKAADVSMQTIRAWARANPAKVNQLVASNPSYVFFRTLPDSNEGPIGSLGVPLTAGYSLAVDPRHVPAGAPMLIDTTRPDGTPLTRLAAAQDTGGAIRGQVRADFFWGKGDAAGELAGRMKQPGRLWLLWPRGEPLPDAN